The following are encoded together in the Pedobacter sp. D749 genome:
- a CDS encoding glycoside hydrolase family 28 protein, which translates to MRFLILSFVCLFHNLVVNAQPKAFNIVNFGAKPGLEALNTKAIQNAINVAGKSGGRIVVPPGQFVTGPIELKSGVELYLEAGAELLGSTNRMDYGPAAAYALISANGQHHVTINGKGTINGRGSEVVKSLLQLLHNGTLQDETWVAKRPSEYNRPRLIAFNNCEEIKVKNVKIKNSAGWVQDFAGCNKVTIDSVTVESTEYWNNDGIDIVNSKNVNISNCNIDAADDGICLKSEGRPGTCENIYIANCTIRSSASGFKIGTGSYGGFRNIKVRNITVYNTYRSAIALEAVDGGFIDGVDIDGVTAKYTGNAIFIRLGHRNKGTQYSSVKNIRIANLKADIPNAKPDAGYPIEGPLPKSAPHNLLPAAIAGIPGHDIENVMLENIEITYGGGASKAIAHIAVDALDTVTENESGYPEFSMFGELPAWGLYVRHAKGISFKNIKLSYKDPDFRPAVIFDDVHMINLEGLEIEQAVHANIIVLKKTDRVSFKNIKLPIDQKEAIKKLP; encoded by the coding sequence ATGAGATTCCTGATCTTATCCTTCGTTTGTTTATTTCATAATCTGGTGGTTAATGCACAACCTAAAGCATTCAACATTGTTAATTTTGGAGCAAAACCCGGATTGGAAGCGCTCAATACCAAAGCGATCCAAAATGCTATTAATGTCGCCGGTAAATCGGGCGGACGGATAGTTGTTCCACCAGGGCAATTTGTTACCGGCCCAATTGAACTAAAATCGGGGGTTGAGCTTTACCTTGAAGCAGGTGCCGAACTGTTAGGCAGTACCAACCGGATGGATTACGGTCCGGCGGCGGCCTATGCACTTATTTCGGCCAATGGTCAACACCATGTTACCATAAACGGCAAAGGTACTATTAACGGAAGGGGTAGCGAAGTGGTTAAAAGTTTATTGCAATTGTTGCATAATGGTACTTTGCAAGATGAAACCTGGGTGGCTAAGCGTCCTTCCGAATATAACAGACCCCGTTTAATTGCCTTTAACAATTGCGAAGAGATTAAGGTAAAAAATGTTAAAATTAAAAACAGCGCAGGCTGGGTGCAAGACTTTGCCGGATGCAATAAAGTAACCATTGATAGTGTAACAGTAGAAAGCACCGAATACTGGAACAACGACGGAATTGATATTGTAAATAGCAAAAATGTAAACATTAGCAATTGTAATATCGATGCAGCTGATGACGGCATTTGTCTGAAATCGGAAGGGCGCCCCGGAACCTGCGAGAATATTTATATAGCCAATTGTACCATCCGATCAAGCGCCAGTGGTTTTAAAATCGGGACAGGCTCTTATGGTGGCTTCCGCAACATTAAAGTGCGAAATATTACCGTTTACAATACCTATCGTTCTGCGATAGCACTCGAAGCTGTAGATGGTGGCTTTATTGATGGCGTAGATATTGATGGTGTTACGGCAAAGTACACAGGCAACGCCATTTTTATCCGCCTGGGTCACCGGAATAAAGGTACACAATATAGCTCGGTAAAGAACATCCGCATTGCGAATCTAAAAGCCGATATCCCAAATGCCAAACCCGATGCCGGTTACCCCATTGAAGGGCCGTTACCCAAATCAGCTCCGCATAATTTATTGCCAGCAGCCATTGCAGGCATCCCCGGACACGATATCGAAAATGTGATGCTCGAAAATATAGAAATTACTTATGGAGGCGGCGCATCCAAAGCAATTGCCCACATTGCGGTTGATGCGTTGGATACAGTAACTGAAAATGAATCGGGCTATCCAGAATTTAGTATGTTTGGCGAGTTGCCGGCGTGGGGACTTTATGTCCGTCATGCGAAAGGCATATCATTTAAAAATATTAAATTAAGCTATAAGGATCCTGATTTTAGGCCTGCCGTTATTTTTGATGATGTGCATATGATAAATTTAGAAGGACTTGAAATTGAACAAGCAGTGCACGCTAACATCATCGTTTTGAAAAAAACAGATCGGGTATCCTTTAAAAACATTAAACTACCAATTGACCAGAAAGAGGCAATAAAAAAGCTGCCATGA
- a CDS encoding alpha-N-acetylglucosaminidase, whose product MKIKMLFIVLFVLSFTNLWSQEYLVSSNQLIARILPKQHQAFVTKSIAAANGKDVFEIESRNNKIVLSGSSGVALASAFYYYLTEYAHCQITWNGTNLNLPATLPAVKTKLRKETPYDYRYYLNYCTFNYSMSWWDWSRWEKEIDWMALHGINMPLAITGEEYTWYLLYKEMGFSDEELKGFFTGPAYFSWFWMGNIDGWAGPLPVSWMKSHFELQKKILARQRSLGMKPVLPAFTGHVPAAFKNKFPKAKLKATNWTNGFADTYILDSEDPMFAQIGKKFLQKQTELLGTDHLYSADTFNENEPPSADPGFLGKLSSRIYDGMAQADPKAIWVMQGWLFYSDRKFWKEPQTEALLKAVPNDKMILLDLATEIEPVWKRTQGFYGKPWIWNMLHNFGGNTNLFGRMDVVATAPAQALNNPQSGKMKGIGLSMEGIEQNPVLYELMMDNAWQSKPIDLKTWLPKFVRNRYGKSNVNALKGWEILRKTVYNVPADKYIRDGAESIIQARPTFDSLTRWAKTTLNYKEKDLLPAWDEFVKAAPLCKTSDGFQYDLVDITRQVMANYALPVQRNMMTAYRKKDLLTFKKESSKFIQLIDDMDRLLATRKDFMLGPWVSDARKWGETPAEKALYEMNAKDLITLWGDAKSPLNEYACRQWSGLLTDFYKPRWQLFLTRAEQALKQQSDFNTSQFNEEVSNWEWKWVNQRKDYPTKTVGNPVNVAMEMYQKYRKTMGIMHQ is encoded by the coding sequence ATGAAAATAAAAATGCTATTCATAGTGCTGTTCGTACTATCGTTTACTAACCTGTGGTCTCAGGAATACCTGGTCTCATCTAATCAACTTATTGCGCGGATTTTACCGAAACAACACCAGGCATTCGTTACCAAAAGTATTGCTGCAGCAAACGGTAAGGATGTTTTTGAAATTGAGAGCAGAAACAATAAGATCGTACTTAGTGGCAGCAGCGGTGTTGCCCTGGCTTCGGCTTTTTATTATTATTTGACTGAATATGCGCATTGTCAGATTACCTGGAATGGCACCAATTTAAATTTGCCTGCTACCCTGCCTGCAGTAAAAACGAAATTAAGAAAAGAAACACCCTACGATTATCGTTACTATTTAAACTATTGTACTTTTAATTACAGTATGAGCTGGTGGGATTGGTCGCGTTGGGAAAAAGAGATAGACTGGATGGCCCTCCATGGGATCAACATGCCTCTTGCCATTACCGGCGAAGAATATACCTGGTACCTTTTATACAAAGAAATGGGTTTTTCGGACGAAGAACTTAAAGGTTTTTTTACCGGTCCTGCTTATTTCTCGTGGTTTTGGATGGGGAATATTGATGGCTGGGCTGGTCCGCTTCCGGTAAGCTGGATGAAAAGTCACTTTGAACTGCAAAAGAAAATTTTAGCACGGCAAAGATCGCTGGGGATGAAACCGGTACTGCCTGCCTTTACCGGACATGTGCCGGCAGCATTTAAAAACAAATTCCCAAAAGCAAAGTTAAAAGCCACCAACTGGACCAATGGCTTTGCCGATACTTATATCCTTGATTCTGAAGATCCGATGTTTGCGCAGATCGGGAAGAAATTCCTGCAGAAACAAACCGAATTATTAGGTACTGATCACCTTTACTCTGCCGATACTTTTAACGAGAATGAGCCACCTTCTGCCGATCCCGGTTTTTTAGGTAAACTGAGCTCAAGGATTTACGACGGTATGGCACAAGCAGATCCGAAAGCCATTTGGGTAATGCAAGGCTGGTTATTCTATAGTGATCGAAAATTCTGGAAAGAGCCGCAAACAGAGGCCTTATTAAAGGCTGTACCAAACGATAAGATGATTTTACTTGATCTGGCTACAGAAATAGAACCGGTTTGGAAAAGGACACAAGGCTTTTATGGTAAACCATGGATCTGGAATATGTTGCACAATTTTGGTGGCAATACCAACCTTTTTGGGCGTATGGATGTAGTGGCAACTGCGCCGGCCCAGGCGCTCAATAATCCACAAAGTGGTAAAATGAAAGGTATTGGATTGAGTATGGAAGGCATAGAACAAAATCCGGTACTTTATGAGTTAATGATGGATAATGCCTGGCAGTCTAAACCTATAGATTTGAAAACCTGGTTACCCAAATTTGTGCGCAACCGCTACGGAAAAAGTAATGTAAATGCATTAAAAGGCTGGGAAATATTGCGTAAAACCGTTTACAACGTTCCGGCTGATAAATATATCAGAGATGGTGCAGAATCTATTATTCAGGCACGCCCTACTTTCGATTCGTTAACCCGTTGGGCAAAAACCACCTTAAATTACAAGGAAAAAGATTTGCTTCCGGCCTGGGATGAATTTGTAAAAGCCGCACCACTTTGCAAAACCAGTGATGGCTTTCAATACGATCTGGTTGATATCACCCGACAGGTAATGGCCAATTATGCCTTGCCTGTACAAAGAAATATGATGACGGCCTACCGCAAAAAAGACCTGCTTACCTTTAAAAAAGAAAGCAGCAAATTTATACAGCTGATTGACGATATGGACAGGCTATTGGCCACCAGAAAAGATTTTATGCTGGGCCCATGGGTAAGTGATGCAAGGAAATGGGGAGAAACCCCGGCTGAAAAAGCACTTTACGAAATGAATGCCAAAGACCTGATTACCCTATGGGGAGATGCGAAAAGCCCCTTGAATGAGTATGCCTGCAGGCAGTGGAGCGGCTTGTTAACTGATTTTTATAAACCAAGGTGGCAGCTTTTCCTTACCCGTGCCGAACAAGCATTAAAACAGCAAAGCGATTTTAATACCAGCCAATTTAATGAAGAAGTAAGTAACTGGGAATGGAAATGGGTTAATCAGCGAAAAGACTACCCAACCAAAACTGTTGGAAACCCGGTAAATGTTGCCATGGAAATGTATCAGAAATACCGCAAAACCATGGGGATAATGCACCAGTAA
- a CDS encoding acyltransferase family protein, whose amino-acid sequence MDQPNSTISSTAHPANKPKRLLSLDALRGFDMFWIVSGEGIFHGLANGIKEDHVLIRNPYNWTIETTPNLSLFEKVLVGISNQLLHSPWNGFTFYDLIFPLFIFISGVSMPFSYQKYFTEKETGQASKGKIYYALIKRTLILILLGAVVNGMLQWKGYEQIRFASVLGRIGLATFFAALIYLNTSLKKQVIWFVSILAGYYLIMRFVPVPGFGSGIFTPEGNLSAYIDRLLLPGKLHRVVYDPEGLLSTIPAICSAMLGIFTGTFIKNKTVSPNPNKKVLYLIISGIALLLIALAGSFLFPINKTMWTSTFVLFAGGWSIIFFALFYYFIDVCSYQKWCMPMVWMGTNSILIYIFAHGLFNFESTSNFLFGGIINTIPATWQQAGVWTGVLLIQLFGLKFLFDKKWFLKI is encoded by the coding sequence ATGGATCAACCAAACAGTACCATATCCTCAACAGCACACCCGGCAAATAAACCCAAGCGGCTGCTATCGCTAGATGCCTTACGTGGCTTTGATATGTTTTGGATTGTGAGCGGCGAAGGTATTTTTCATGGATTGGCTAATGGCATTAAAGAAGACCATGTACTAATACGGAATCCGTACAACTGGACCATTGAGACCACCCCAAACCTTTCCCTGTTCGAAAAGGTTTTAGTAGGTATTAGTAACCAGCTACTCCATTCGCCTTGGAATGGTTTTACCTTTTACGACCTTATTTTTCCACTTTTTATCTTTATTTCGGGGGTATCTATGCCTTTTTCTTATCAGAAGTATTTCACGGAAAAAGAGACCGGGCAGGCATCAAAAGGTAAAATTTATTATGCCCTGATTAAAAGAACCCTGATTTTAATTTTACTGGGTGCAGTAGTTAATGGCATGCTGCAATGGAAAGGTTATGAGCAGATCCGTTTTGCCAGTGTACTGGGCCGTATCGGCCTGGCCACTTTCTTTGCTGCTTTAATTTACCTGAATACCTCACTTAAAAAACAGGTCATTTGGTTTGTATCTATCCTGGCTGGCTATTACCTCATCATGCGCTTTGTACCTGTTCCAGGCTTTGGCAGTGGCATCTTTACACCAGAGGGCAATCTTTCTGCGTATATAGATCGTTTGTTGCTTCCAGGTAAGCTTCACCGGGTAGTTTACGATCCTGAAGGTTTACTGAGCACTATACCGGCCATTTGCTCGGCCATGCTGGGTATATTTACCGGCACATTTATCAAGAATAAAACAGTAAGCCCAAATCCAAATAAAAAAGTATTGTATTTAATCATTTCGGGCATTGCACTACTCTTAATTGCACTCGCTGGCAGCTTCCTTTTCCCGATCAACAAAACCATGTGGACGAGCACCTTTGTACTCTTTGCAGGCGGCTGGAGCATCATATTTTTTGCACTTTTCTATTATTTTATCGATGTGTGCAGTTATCAAAAATGGTGTATGCCCATGGTATGGATGGGTACCAATTCTATATTAATTTATATTTTTGCACACGGTCTGTTTAACTTCGAATCTACTTCTAACTTCCTCTTCGGCGGAATTATCAATACCATCCCTGCCACGTGGCAACAGGCTGGCGTATGGACCGGTGTACTCCTAATACAATTATTTGGCTTAAAGTTCCTCTTCGATAAAAAGTGGTTTCTAAAAATTTGA
- a CDS encoding metallophosphoesterase produces MIKKLLLIFTLVFSGSLYAQIITKSPSQNITATKVLTKDPTALNFIAMGDWGRNGADHQKQVAKQMGITASEVKAKFIISTGDNFYPSGVISAQDPSFKYSFEDIYTDFSLQWDWYPVLGNHDYKSNPDAQVDYSKISRRWKMPARYYAKKFPINGDINNQVLIAFIDTNPLIPEFYSNVEYIPNVKGQDTTAQKRWIAKTLADSDPAIKWKIVVGHHPIYTGGSRTDAYDTKAVRNSLKSTFEKYGVDVYLTGHEHSMQYIKPAGKTHYFISGSASEKTPVKLIADAEMVASEYGFMLFSVNNNQLRVQAINDQGEIIYNTLIKK; encoded by the coding sequence ATGATTAAAAAATTACTACTGATTTTCACCCTTGTATTTTCGGGTTCATTATATGCTCAAATTATAACCAAAAGCCCCTCACAAAATATTACGGCAACAAAGGTGCTTACCAAAGATCCAACAGCTTTAAACTTTATCGCCATGGGCGATTGGGGACGGAACGGTGCCGATCATCAAAAACAGGTAGCCAAACAAATGGGTATTACTGCTTCAGAAGTAAAGGCTAAATTTATCATTTCTACCGGCGATAATTTTTATCCCAGTGGCGTAATCAGTGCTCAAGATCCTTCTTTTAAATATTCTTTCGAAGATATATATACCGACTTTTCACTACAATGGGACTGGTACCCAGTATTGGGAAACCACGATTATAAATCAAACCCTGATGCACAGGTAGATTATTCCAAAATCAGCCGCAGGTGGAAAATGCCGGCCCGATATTACGCTAAGAAATTCCCAATCAATGGCGACATCAATAACCAGGTACTCATTGCTTTTATTGATACTAACCCACTTATACCTGAATTTTACAGCAATGTTGAATATATCCCAAATGTTAAAGGACAAGATACTACAGCGCAGAAACGGTGGATCGCTAAAACACTGGCGGATAGCGATCCTGCAATTAAATGGAAAATTGTTGTAGGCCACCACCCTATTTATACTGGCGGCAGCCGCACCGATGCATATGATACCAAAGCTGTGCGTAATTCGTTAAAATCAACTTTTGAAAAATATGGTGTAGATGTGTATCTTACCGGTCACGAACACAGTATGCAGTATATTAAACCTGCCGGAAAAACACATTATTTCATTTCTGGTTCAGCTTCTGAAAAAACACCTGTAAAACTCATTGCCGATGCTGAAATGGTAGCATCTGAATATGGCTTCATGTTATTCTCTGTTAATAACAACCAATTACGCGTACAAGCCATTAACGATCAGGGTGAGATTATTTATAATACATTGATTAAAAAATAA